The following DNA comes from Tachypleus tridentatus isolate NWPU-2018 chromosome 9, ASM421037v1, whole genome shotgun sequence.
TAAAATTTGCAGCCAACGATATACATTTGTAAGCACAGTTAACAAAAGGAACAATtggtaaaatatgatattttcattttttattacacctgataatacagggtgttcggaaagtcattgtgcacgtatatatttattaacagacatgttttaatatagaatacaggaggtaaatatgaatgacaattataaacaatgttgaaagtgacccccgttggcatcaatacaggcctgaatccttcttattttgtttctaaacaccgctatcagttgctggattgaaatagactgaatgaaatatgactacaaaactacacagtgactttctgaacaccctgtatatctgACTTATGCTTGTTTGTCGTTAAGCCCATGGCTACACAAAAGCTGTCTGTGCAATGCCTGTCAGGAGTAACAAAACCCGTTTTTTTGTGTTGTATATATTGGGGAGGGGCGCAGGAAGTCTGCAAAAGtgtaaaagaaacaacaagaaaatctATAAATATCGGATTTAATATGACTTTTTTCTACTAAAGCTCTGTGTATTCTGAGTAGAAAATGAGTGATTTCACCTAAGTTTATAGTTATTTTTCCACACTGTGTGttgaaatagtaaataaacaaaacaaaatcattccTTATGATGTAGTATGTGGATCACATTCATGGTGAATACTGTGTAAGAAAAGGCATTTATTTCAAGGTTAACTATTTATAATGTGGCACaaatttttagaatattatttcttttagaaCAAACAGCATTGCGCTATTCGCTGTGTTTACCGCGTGGAATCGAGTGCTCCATATTAGTGTTGTAAGTTGTTAAGagttaccactgtcccaccgggAGAATTTTCAAAATACCATACAGAGACAAATTTGTctacataatttataacaaaatatacatattctCAATAATACATGATATTCACACAGTGAGagagaaatattattaaatacaaaaacgtgaaataataaagagaggaaatataaattgaataatgATTAGCATTACAAAGTAATTTCATTTGTAACACTACAAATTCTAACTAGTCATTGTATAGCCCAAAACATCCCCTTCTCCAATAGGCGTTCGATCTACTACAAACTTTCTTTTTGGTTCAACGTTGATACATTTAGTAAGTGGCTTTTACTCGTTTTACATATACAGCAGGACGAGCATATTTATGGGCGAGAAGACCAGAGTAGCCGTAGGAGGGAAGGTGAAAGTCGCCATTAGTTGGAACAGGAAATCTGAAGGGTACAGAAGGaacaaatttgttaattttaggaGGAGGATGAGCGTATCCAAAGGTGGGAACAGGGGCGGCGTGGACTACAGGATGAACAACCTTGACAATTTTAGGAGCAGGATGAGTGTATTTATAGTTGGGAACAGGGGCGGCGTGGACTACAGGATGAACAACCTTGACAATTTTAGGAGCAGGATGAGCGTATCCAAAGGTGGGAACAGGGGCGGCGTGGACTACAGGATGAACAACCTTGACAATTTTAGGAGCAGGATGAGCGTATCCATAAGCGGGAACAGGGGCGGCGTGGACTACAGGATGAACAACCTTGACAATTTTAGGAGCAGGATGAGCGTATCCATAGGTTGGAACAGGGGCGGCGTGGAATACAGGACTAACAACCTTGACGACCTTAGGGGCAGGAACCGAGTGACCATGAACTGGTGGCGCGGAACCTCTAGGGGGAGCGTCATATTTCACAGGGGTAGCATCGGATTTGATGTTGACATCTGCAGGGTTTTGATTGGCTGTACCGGGCTCGTTGGTCTTAATGTCAGCTCGAAATCCACCCTCATCAGCAACGTAGTCCACCTGGCGGGTGATACCGTTAGCGTCCGAATAACCATAGGAACCTTGCTTATTGCCATATGCATCACCTTGTTCTTGTTGCCACT
Coding sequences within:
- the LOC143227163 gene encoding uncharacterized protein LOC143227163, coding for MNKVVICCLLVASVSAQYKPKYGYVPRKVVKVVAPTTYSSPSYKVDPVDKPQPYKFGYEIKNEYGDRQWQQEQGDAYGNKQGSYGYSDANGITRQVDYVADEGGFRADIKTNEPGTANQNPADVNIKSDATPVKYDAPPRGSAPPVHGHSVPAPKVVKVVSPVFHAAPVPTYGYAHPAPKIVKVVHPVVHAAPVPAYGYAHPAPKIVKVVHPVVHAAPVPTFGYAHPAPKIVKVVHPVVHAAPVPNYKYTHPAPKIVKVVHPVVHAAPVPTFGYAHPPPKINKFVPSVPFRFPVPTNGDFHLPSYGYSGLLAHKYARPAVYVKRVKATY